The Chloroflexota bacterium genome includes the window GCTTTCCAGGTGGTGGACCATATTTTCGTGATGACGCAAGGCGGCCCCAGTGGTGCCAGCACGGTGTTGTTGTATTACTTGTGGCAGGTGCGCTTTGAAGACCAAAACGTCGGGCTGGCTTCTGCATTGACGGTGGTGCTCATCGTGATTATGCTGGCGATTACGATTACAAACTTTGTGCTTTCTGAGCGGGAGGGGGCATGATGGTCGTAAGCAGTGCAAAACTCCGCAAACGTTTGACGGATGTGTTCCTCAATGTGCTCACGGCGGTGCTGGCCGCGGGATGGGCTTCTATCATCGTCTGGGCGGTGGTGGTGTCGTTTCGGCCTTCCAGCGAGCCGCTGGGGCGCGGCGATGTGTGGTTCGGCCATGCGCTGACCTTTGCGAATTACCTCAAAGCATGGTCGCTGGCCCCCTTTGGAATTTACTACCGCAACACGATCATCATTGTGGGGATGATTTTAATTGCCCAGTTGATTACGATCACGCTGGCGGGCTTTGCTTTTGCCCACCAGGAATTTTGGGGCAAGAAGGCGATTTTCTTCTTCATCCTGCTGCAATTGATGATTCCCGCGGCGGCGCTTTTGGTGCCTAACTTCTCTACCATCCGCAAACTGGGGCTGTTCGACACCACGCTGGCAGTGGCGTTGCCTTATTTTGGCTCGGCTTTCGGCACGTTCCTCATGCGGCAGGCTTTCCTGGAGGTGCCGCGCGACCTGGTCGATGCGGGCATCATGGATGGCTGTTCGTGGTGGCAGTTGTTGTGGCATATCTATCTGCCGCCCTCGGTGCCCACCCTGGTGGCGTTTGCCCTTTCTTCGGTGAGTTGGCACTGGAACGAGTTTCTCTGGCCGTTGGTGGTCACCTTGACCAACCGCTCGCGCCCGCTGACGATTGGCCTGGTGCGCTTTACGCAGTTGGGCGAAATTGGGGCGCGCTGGCCGTTGCTGGCGGCGGCGACGATCACGGTGATTGCGCCGCTGTTCCTCCTCTTCCTGATTTTCCAGAAGCAGTTCATCCGCAGTTTCCTGCACTCTGGGCTGAAATAACGGCTGATGTCCCGCCGCTGGCTTGCTAACAGCCTTTTGCTCATCACCGCCGCGGTGTGGGGGCTGGCTTTTGTGGCCCAGCGTGTGGGGATGGACTACATTGGCCCCTTTACCTTCAACGCGGTGCGGTTTGCGTTGGGGGCGGTGGTGTTAGGGTTTATCGTGCGCTTCCGCCGGGGCCGCGCTGCGCGGCTTGCTTTGCCGCGAGCCAGCGTGCAGCGCGGCCTGGTGTTGGGGCTGGTGCTTTTTGTGGCTTCCTCGTTTCAGCAGGTGGGCTTGGTTTACACCACCGCCGGGAAGGCGGGCTTCATCACAGGGCTGTATGTGGTGCTGGTGCCGCTGGCGGGGGCGCTGCTGCTGGGAGAACGCCACGGCGCGCAAGTATGGCTGGGGGCAGGATTGGCTGCCGCGGGCCTTTACCTGCTGAGCGTTACCGGCGCGTGGCAGATGGAAAAAGGCGACCTGCTGGTGCTGATGAGTGCCTTTTTCTGGACGGCGCACGTTATTTTGGTGGGGCGGTGGACGGTCGCCCACGATAGCCTGACGCTGGCTGCGTTGCAATTCGCCGCGGTGGCGCTGCTCAGCGGCGTGGTGGCCGCGGACTGGGAAAGCGTGACGCTTGCAGGCTTGCAGGGGGCGCTGTGGGCGATTTTGTATGGTGGGCTGATTTCGGTGGGCGTGGGCTATACGCTTCAGGTGGTGGCCCAGCAATACGCCTTGCCGGCTCACGCGGCCATTATCATGAGCCTTGAGGCGGTGTTTGCTCTGCTGGGCGGTGTGGTGTTGTTGGGGGAACGCGTGAGCGGGCGCGGCCTGGTGGGGGCGGCGTTGATGCTCGCGGGCATGGTAATTTCCCAATGGGAAGCCACGGCCGACGACGTGGCAGGCGGGGCGGGCTGAAAGCATGGCCGGCGCGATAACCTACGGCTGGGAGGGGTGTCGCCGGGAAACGGAGGCGCGTGAAGGCTATTTGAAGGGTGGCTTTACTGCTGGCCGGAGGAGGGGGTTTTTTGTAGAGGGCTTTCGACTTGATTTTTTTCGCAAATTCGTCTACGCTTAGGCTGGCTGTGGTCATAAACATTTACCCCCCGTAGGTGAAATGGCGAACCGGACCCCCGCTTCAGAGGAATTTCCTCTGCTCCTCACCAAAATCCAGGTGCCGCGTCGGCCTCCGGGTGTGTTGCGTCGCGCCCGGTTGGTGGAAAGGTTGCACCAGAACCTCCACCGCCGCCTGACGTTTGTTACGGCCCCTGCGGGTTTTGGCAAAACAACCCTGCTGGTAGACTTCGCTGCTGAAGCGCCTGCCAGGGTAGGGTGGTATCACATCACCGCCGAGGACCGAGACCTGCGGCGCTTTGTGCGCTACCTCGCAGGGGCTTTCCTGCAGGTCTTCCCGCAGATGCGGGAGGTGTTTGCCGATTTGCTGGAAGGCGTGCTGCCGGCTCAAAACCCGGTGGCCCTGGCGGGGTGGTTGAACAACTTGCTCGCCGAGCACGTGGATGATTTTACGCTGTTGGTGATTGACGATTACCACCTGGTGGGGGAACAGCAAGAGGTGGTGGATTTTGTGGAAGCATGGCTGGAGCATTTGCCCGACCAGGTGCGCTTGCTGATTGCCTCGCGCAGTGTGTATGGCATTCCTACCACCCGCCTTTACCTGCGAAATGAACTTGGCCTGATAGGCCCTGAAGATCTGCGCTTTACGGCGGAGGAGTTGCGGGCCCTGGCGCGGCTGGCTTATGACGTCGACCTGCCGTTGGATTATGCCACTGATCTGGCTGCCCGTACCGATGGGTGGATCATTGCGATGCTGCTGGCTATTCGCCTGCGCACCGAGGGCAATATTCCTCTCATTCACGGTGAGCGAGAAGAACTGTACGCTTTTTTGGCGGAAGAAGTTCTCAGGCATCTGCCGGCCTATCTGGTGGATTTTTTGCTCAAGACCAGCCTTTTCGACGAGTTCGATGCCCCGCTGTGTCAGGAAGTGCTGCAGGAGCCGAAAGCGGCGGCTTATTTGCGGGAGGTTGAAAATCGCAATTTGTTCGTCACCCGGGTAGATACGCGCGAAGGCGCGGTTTATCGGTATCACCAATTGTTTGCGGATTTTCTGCAGAGCCGCTTGCAGGCAGAGGCTCGAGAGGGCCGGGTGGCGCTTCATGCGCGGGCGGCGCGGTGGTTTTGGGAGCGGGGCGATGTCGAGCGGGCGGTGGCTCATCGGTTGGCGGCTGGCGATCGGGAAGGCGCGGCCGAATGGATGGATGCGGCAGCCCGGGAAGCATTTTTGAATGGTCACTTGGAGCTGTTGGCCCAGTGGGTGGCAACGTTGGAGAAGCCGGTGGACCTGCGCCCACGCGCGCCGCGCTTGCTGCTTTACCATGCCAAGGCGTTAGGCAATCAACAACGCTTTGCCGATAGCGATGCGCTGCTGGCGCTGGCGCGGCCGGTGCTGGAACAGCAGCACGATGACTTGCTTTGGGCTAACCTTCTGGAAGCCCAGGGACTGAACGCCTACATGCAGCGCGACTATGCCCGGGCAGCGCAATTGGCCCGCAGTGCCAGCGAAGCACTGAGCAAACTGGGGGAAGGGCTCTGGGAAAAAGCACTGCGCTTTGCCCAGTCGCGACGGGTAGAGGCCCTGGCAATCTATTATTTGGGGCAGCGTAGGGAGGCGTTGAAGAAGTTAGAAGGCGTGGTGCACGATCTGCGCGCGTTGGGCGGAGAGACGGCACGCGAGCGGCAGGAAAAGGCCTACAACCTGGCGATGGTTTTGCAAGACCTGGGGGTGCTCTATTTCCAGGAAGGCCGTTTAGGTGATGCGTTGCGTGCCTTTAGTGAAGTGAGAGATCTATGGCGTGAGCATCATTTGAACCCGGTGGAATTTCCCGCCGTGCTGAACAACCTGGCGTTTCTGTACCACCGCAGCGGACAGCAGGAAATGGCGCTGCGCACCTATTTAGAGGCCGCCGATGCGGCGCGTAAGCAAGGCTCTCCTAACCTGGCGGCCGTACTTTCAGGCATTGGGGAAATTTACTACGAAGAAGAGCGGTGGGAAGAGGCCCACAAGACCTTTCAAGAAGCGCTTGCTGTGGCGCGACAAAGTCAGTCGGCTGACTTCCTCGCCGCGGCCCATCGGGGAATGGCAAAACTGTGGGCTGCGCGTGGTCAGTTTGCCATGGCTTTCGAGCACTTGCGACAGGCGGCTGTGTTGTTGGGGCGTTCTGAGGAAAGCGCGTGGTATGCGGCCTGGAAGGGGCGGTTGTATTGGTTGCTGGGCGACGACAAGGCGGCTTTGGCCGCACTGTTGCCGCTTTTGGAACCGCGCGACGAGAGCCTTTTGCAGGAAGACGAGGCGCGCATCTTGTTGCTGACGGCAGCATTGTTGGCCGATCAGGGGGAAACCGAGCGCCCCCTGCGTTTGTTGCAGCGCGCTTTGGAAATGGTGGCCCATTTGGGGTATGTCCACTTCCTGCGGGTGGAAGCGCGCCGGTTGCAGGCGTTTTTCCGTCAGATGTCTGCGCGCCTGTCGCATCCTGTTTTGGAAGAGTTGGTGCGCCTGGGGCAGCCGCCCTTAGCCCTCGCGCTGGAAGCCCCTCAGCAGGTTGCCTGGCCGCCTTTGGTGGCGCATGGTTTTGGGGTGGGGGAAGTGTGGCTTGGCGAGGCGCGTATTTCTCGCGCGGCATGGCGGGCAATGGGGGCGCGGGCGCTGTTTTTCTTCATCCTCGACCGCGGCCCGGTGCGGAAAGAGGAAATTGCGCTGGCTTTTTGGCCTGATTTCTCGCTGGCAAAGGTGAATAGCAATTTGCATGCTACCTTGTGGCGGGTGCGGCGAGCGTTGGGCGATAAGCATTTCATTCAGGTGGAAGAGGGGCGTTACCGCCTGCATCCTAATTTGCAGGTGCGCTATGACGTCGCGACGTTTGAACAACTGCTGCAAGAGGCTGCCCGCCTCACCGAAGTGGAGAAGCAGCGGGGCTTGTTGGCGGAGGCGGTGCGGCTTTACCGCGGTGATTTCCTGGAGGATATGGACTTTCCCTGGGTGAGTGATCGGCGCTATGAATTGCAGCGCCGCTATGGAGAAGCCCTGGCGTGGCTGATTGAAGACGCCATGCGCCGGCGGGCGTGGCGAGAAGCCCTGACGTGGCTTGAGCCTGCCCTGGCAACGGAGCCGTATAACGACCGCTGGCATCTTTACCGTTTGCAGTGCCTCGCGGCCATGGGAAAGCCTTCCCGCGCGCGAGCCTACTACCGGGATTACCGCCGCCGTTTGAAAAAGGAGTTGGGGGTTGAGCCGGATGAGGCATTGCAACGTTTTGTCGAGTCCTTAGGGTAGAGGGCACACCCAGGGGGAAGCCGGATGTGGAAGATGGTGACGCGTACAGACCGCCTCAAGGCGGTTTTTTTATTTGTTCAGAGGGTTGTTCATAGAGTAAGGGGTAAGATGCAGGCAAGAATTCGGTGATGACGTGGAGAGCGTCATTCGGTGGCTTGAACTAAGGAGGTTTCTCATGTTGAACAATGTGATGAATCGGACGATGATGGCGCTGGCTGACCCGCGTCGGCGGGCGTTGCTGCGGGTGGTGGTGATCGCGTTGGCGCTGCTGGCCAGCTGGCTTATTCCCCAGCACTACGCTTGGGCAGAAGGGGTTTTGATTCCGGGCGGCCATGGCGTTTAACGGCAACCTCGACAAGGAGGCTCCCAATGTGCAAACTAACCCTCAACGCCATTGTGACCCGGGCTTTGATGGATGAGCGTTTCTGCCAGGCCCTGTTGGCGGGACAGACCGACCAGGTCCTGCGCGAATTCCCTCTGGGCGAGGAAGAACGCTGGGTGTTGGAACATGCCCGGGCGGCCACGTTGGATGGGTTTGTCGCGCAGCTTCACGCGTTGATGCATCAACAGCAAGCGCCAGTGCCCGCGCCCGCAATGGACATGCCTGTGGCGGCGGCTTACCAGGCGGTGGGCGCAGCCTGAGAGAGCGGTGTAGTGGGCCTTCCTGGGGCGCATTCAAAGGTAGGGGTAGTAGATGCAAATAGTCTGACGAGCCTTTCCCCGTTGGAGCCTTGGGTGGGTGCGCATCGCTTTCCCGAGCACCGCAGAGGAAACACGCCGGGACCGCGGCCTCACGACGCACACGGAGCGATGGAAATGGTGCCCACAAATTCTTTACAGGCAGTTGTGGGGGAAGATGCGGAGCGAAGGGCTCGTCTGAGGTTGGCCCTGGATGAGGGTGGGGGTGTTCTCCGGGCCTACCTGACAGACCTCTTCGTGCAGGGGTGGGTGGCGGCGCTGCACGTCCGCGATCTGGAAACCAGCGACCATACCCATCGCGTGGCGCGCGCGACCGTGGCTCTCGGCCGGGCGTTGGGCCTTGATGAGTGGACGCTGCGTATCTGGCGCTGGGGAGCACTGTTGCACGACATTGGGAAAGTGGCCGTGCCCGATAACATCCTCCACAAACCGGGGCCGTTGACGGCAGAGGAGTGGCGCGTGATGCGCCGTCACCCGCTGCTGGCGCGAGAGATTCTTGAAAAAGCCGCTTTCCTGCCGGCCGAAATTGTAGAAATCCCTCTCTATCATCATGAGCGCTGGGATGGGAGTGGCTATCCCTTTGGCCTCAAAGAAGGTGAGATTCCGCTGGCGGCGCGAGCCTTTGCCGTCGTTGATGTGTGGGATGCCCTCCAAAGCGAGCGCCCGTATCGTCTTCCCTGGCCGCGGGAACGCGTGGTCCGCTACATGCAGGCCAACGCAGGTGTTCTTTTCGACCCCTATTTGGTAGAACTGTATATCCGCCTGTGGCGGCAAGGGTTGCAAGGTTAAAGTTTCTACCAGGTCGAAAAATGTGAGGGGTACGACGGTGAGCTGAAGGTGAAAATGGATTAGGTTGGTTGTGTGGGGAAAGTGTAACGAAGAAAGCGGAGCAGAAGAAACCTGCTCCGCTTTCTCGCGCCTTTGGTGCTTTCCTTTCTTGGGCCGTTGGCCTTGTGCCTCACCCTTATGCTGTGTTGGGGAAGGAGGAAGGAAGAAGGAAGAAGGAAGAAAATAAGCAGCCTCTATCCAGCCAGGGCCGCGCCAAAGCTGCTGAGAAGCAAAACGCCGATGCCTAACGCGATGTTGATGTAAAGCAAGGTGGCGCTGAGTTTGGCGCGCTGGGGCGTGGCTTGCCCTTTACTCAGCACCAGCGTCCGCACCAGTGCGATGATGACCATGACGATGACGAAGATGTGTTTGGTGGCGAGGGTGTTGGCGTAAGGGTTGCCGAAGTGGAAAAGCCCCAGAAAGTGCGGGGAATGCTTTGCCATCAAAGCGCCGGTGATGGCCAGCCCTACCATGCTGATGTAGGCCAAAATGCTTTGGCGCTTTTGCATGGTGCTGAGCACTTTTTTGGTTTGCGGTGTTTGGCCTAATACCTGAACCACAGTGGGGCGGAAAGTGATCCCGATGGCAATCATCCCGCCGATCCAGGTGACGGCAAACAGGTCGTGCAAGAAAGAAATGATGGCTAAACTTTGTGCAGACATGGTGCTCTCCTGAAAAGAGGGTTAGGTGGACAAATGGGAAGGGTTGCGCGAACTGGCTTCCGCGGCGTGCAGGGCGCGTTCCCAAAGGGCGAGCAGGGTTTCCTGCTCGGCGGCGGTCAGCCCGCTGAGGAACTGGCGCGCTTTGGCACGGCGGAATGCCAGGACTTCCTGATACAGGGCCTCTCCCTGTGGGGTGAGGAAAAGACGTCGTGCCCGTTTGTCGGTGGGGTCGGGCTCGCGGCGCAGCAGCCCGCCTTGCTCCAGCCGACGAAGCCCCACGCTGACGGTGGGCGAGGTCAGCCCCAGCCCGGTCGCCACGTTTTGAATGTGGCAGCCGGGGTGGTCGGCAATCCAGCTCAAGAGCATGAGTTGCGCGGGTGAGATCTGGAAGGCTTCGAAGGGCGGGGCTTCTGCCCCCAGGGTGCGCAGGCGGTAAAGCAGGTGGAGAAAGCGATCTTCGATGTTCATGGGGAGGCTCTTCTGAGGTGGTGCTCATAGTATGAGGGGGAGATCACACTTTTCGGCCGCGCACTGAGCCGCAAGCGATGTTAGTTAGGCTATCTAAATTATACTCCCGTTTTGGCTCAGGGGAAGAGGTGGTCTGTCAGCGTTTGGCCACGTACTGAACTTTTCCACCCGATTTGGCACGGTCACCCTGGAAACGGTCTCCTTGACAATAGGACTAAAGGGCTATATACTTTATGTCGTAAAGTCGATTCCGGAGGTTGATGGGCCCTTAATGAGATTCTCTCGACGATCTTGGCTTGCCAGGTTTGGCATCATGGGGCTTGTAATGATGGCCCTCTTGGCTCGGCCGCAAACGGCACTTGCGGCGACGAGCGGGAGGGTTGCTGCGTTTAATACGGGGGGATACAGCCACCAGGCTTTTGAAGCGGGAACAGCAACCTCTACCCCGAGTGCGACGCCTGCCCCGAGCAATGCCGAAGGGCCTGCGCCGACGGCGACGGTCATGGCGACCTCGGGGGCAGATGAGGCGGCGCCCCCGGCGGATACGCCAACGTCAACGCCAACGACCATGCCGACAGCGGGCGTGACGCCGACGACCACCCCAGCGGTGACGGCCACGGCGACCTCGCCTGTCACTGCAGCGCCCACGGTCACGGCGACGCCTGCACCCACCGGAACGGTCACGGCGACAGGGCCGCCACCACCCGCCACGGCAACAGTCACGGCAGCACCGGCAACCACGGCCACGCCGGTCGCCACGAGCGAGGCCCGGCCAACAGAGGGGGACGCGGGCGCCGCAGGAACGGGGGGACAGGATCCTTACTTTACGGCCACAGACGCAAGCGGGAATTCCACCACTTATGCCTATGAAACCGATTGCAGCACTGCCCCGACGGGGAGCACCTGTACCACAACGACCACCCCAGTGCAGGCTGCAGTTGATGGGGCTAAAACGCAAAAAGCCAACGGTGATACGATTCAAAATGACACCATCAACATCGAGGCCGGCGAGTTCACTGAGACTTCGCTGACCTTGCAAGACATTGATTTCCCGTTGACTTTGGAGGGGGCGAGCGGCGGTACCACCACGCTGGACGCCGACATTTCGGTGCAGAACGTCAGCGCGACGTTGACCTTCCTCAACCTGGTGCTCAAGGGGACGATCTC containing:
- a CDS encoding carbohydrate ABC transporter permease; this encodes MVVSSAKLRKRLTDVFLNVLTAVLAAGWASIIVWAVVVSFRPSSEPLGRGDVWFGHALTFANYLKAWSLAPFGIYYRNTIIIVGMILIAQLITITLAGFAFAHQEFWGKKAIFFFILLQLMIPAAALLVPNFSTIRKLGLFDTTLAVALPYFGSAFGTFLMRQAFLEVPRDLVDAGIMDGCSWWQLLWHIYLPPSVPTLVAFALSSVSWHWNEFLWPLVVTLTNRSRPLTIGLVRFTQLGEIGARWPLLAAATITVIAPLFLLFLIFQKQFIRSFLHSGLK
- a CDS encoding DMT family transporter → MSRRWLANSLLLITAAVWGLAFVAQRVGMDYIGPFTFNAVRFALGAVVLGFIVRFRRGRAARLALPRASVQRGLVLGLVLFVASSFQQVGLVYTTAGKAGFITGLYVVLVPLAGALLLGERHGAQVWLGAGLAAAGLYLLSVTGAWQMEKGDLLVLMSAFFWTAHVILVGRWTVAHDSLTLAALQFAAVALLSGVVAADWESVTLAGLQGALWAILYGGLISVGVGYTLQVVAQQYALPAHAAIIMSLEAVFALLGGVVLLGERVSGRGLVGAALMLAGMVISQWEATADDVAGGAG
- a CDS encoding tetratricopeptide repeat protein, whose amino-acid sequence is MANRTPASEEFPLLLTKIQVPRRPPGVLRRARLVERLHQNLHRRLTFVTAPAGFGKTTLLVDFAAEAPARVGWYHITAEDRDLRRFVRYLAGAFLQVFPQMREVFADLLEGVLPAQNPVALAGWLNNLLAEHVDDFTLLVIDDYHLVGEQQEVVDFVEAWLEHLPDQVRLLIASRSVYGIPTTRLYLRNELGLIGPEDLRFTAEELRALARLAYDVDLPLDYATDLAARTDGWIIAMLLAIRLRTEGNIPLIHGEREELYAFLAEEVLRHLPAYLVDFLLKTSLFDEFDAPLCQEVLQEPKAAAYLREVENRNLFVTRVDTREGAVYRYHQLFADFLQSRLQAEAREGRVALHARAARWFWERGDVERAVAHRLAAGDREGAAEWMDAAAREAFLNGHLELLAQWVATLEKPVDLRPRAPRLLLYHAKALGNQQRFADSDALLALARPVLEQQHDDLLWANLLEAQGLNAYMQRDYARAAQLARSASEALSKLGEGLWEKALRFAQSRRVEALAIYYLGQRREALKKLEGVVHDLRALGGETARERQEKAYNLAMVLQDLGVLYFQEGRLGDALRAFSEVRDLWREHHLNPVEFPAVLNNLAFLYHRSGQQEMALRTYLEAADAARKQGSPNLAAVLSGIGEIYYEEERWEEAHKTFQEALAVARQSQSADFLAAAHRGMAKLWAARGQFAMAFEHLRQAAVLLGRSEESAWYAAWKGRLYWLLGDDKAALAALLPLLEPRDESLLQEDEARILLLTAALLADQGETERPLRLLQRALEMVAHLGYVHFLRVEARRLQAFFRQMSARLSHPVLEELVRLGQPPLALALEAPQQVAWPPLVAHGFGVGEVWLGEARISRAAWRAMGARALFFFILDRGPVRKEEIALAFWPDFSLAKVNSNLHATLWRVRRALGDKHFIQVEEGRYRLHPNLQVRYDVATFEQLLQEAARLTEVEKQRGLLAEAVRLYRGDFLEDMDFPWVSDRRYELQRRYGEALAWLIEDAMRRRAWREALTWLEPALATEPYNDRWHLYRLQCLAAMGKPSRARAYYRDYRRRLKKELGVEPDEALQRFVESLG
- a CDS encoding HD domain-containing protein, yielding MEMVPTNSLQAVVGEDAERRARLRLALDEGGGVLRAYLTDLFVQGWVAALHVRDLETSDHTHRVARATVALGRALGLDEWTLRIWRWGALLHDIGKVAVPDNILHKPGPLTAEEWRVMRRHPLLAREILEKAAFLPAEIVEIPLYHHERWDGSGYPFGLKEGEIPLAARAFAVVDVWDALQSERPYRLPWPRERVVRYMQANAGVLFDPYLVELYIRLWRQGLQG
- a CDS encoding MarR family transcriptional regulator codes for the protein MNIEDRFLHLLYRLRTLGAEAPPFEAFQISPAQLMLLSWIADHPGCHIQNVATGLGLTSPTVSVGLRRLEQGGLLRREPDPTDKRARRLFLTPQGEALYQEVLAFRRAKARQFLSGLTAAEQETLLALWERALHAAEASSRNPSHLST